A section of the Clostridium felsineum DSM 794 genome encodes:
- a CDS encoding DUF1963 domain-containing protein gives MNKEDVLRIPCKNSECKGMPLLSTVEKTGGYCMPCFTEIKRKEKEKYIKKNRKDINLYEGITDLVEILIIMHNSKKYDPLKNYLPYEKTVEEIYEVLTLEDIQKLKGYVIQLIKEKQIDKAEEIIIELACFTKVALTDCLEILIKSKNYRPSIAFKGASEEVRDALIEEIEKNENDRNELLLALSWIGDKRIVSLFNEWKSQPPVWKEKLYIKPEEYALEAGWELDEKGKKRELFYKESYALVDAVKINKNDNPVKILSDLEEKCPWCNSRLIVLFEFDLSHPSLEFLKLSGKRLRIATCDICTCYGTIYTEIDGEGNYKWSSFNKKPSYLPDVEDEEEIQYNNNLVLAQEKRSCYHAASPFAQTSISQIGGHPTWLQDAEYPKCPKCNKSMKFIGQIDSEDVMEYGEGVKYAFICEECNIAATNYQQT, from the coding sequence ATGAATAAAGAAGACGTATTAAGAATTCCTTGTAAAAATAGTGAATGTAAAGGCATGCCTCTTTTAAGTACAGTTGAGAAAACGGGTGGATACTGTATGCCTTGTTTTACAGAAATAAAGAGAAAAGAAAAAGAGAAATATATAAAAAAGAATCGTAAAGATATAAATTTATATGAAGGTATTACGGATTTAGTAGAAATTTTAATCATTATGCATAACTCAAAAAAATATGATCCTCTTAAAAATTATTTGCCATATGAAAAAACTGTAGAAGAAATATATGAAGTACTTACTCTAGAAGATATTCAAAAGCTTAAAGGTTATGTTATACAGCTAATTAAAGAAAAGCAAATAGATAAAGCTGAAGAAATTATAATAGAATTAGCTTGTTTCACAAAGGTTGCCTTAACGGACTGTTTAGAAATATTAATAAAATCAAAGAATTATAGGCCAAGTATTGCTTTTAAAGGTGCTTCAGAAGAAGTAAGAGACGCATTAATTGAAGAGATAGAGAAGAATGAAAATGATAGAAATGAGTTATTGCTTGCATTATCTTGGATTGGAGATAAAAGAATAGTAAGCTTATTTAATGAGTGGAAAAGTCAGCCGCCAGTTTGGAAAGAGAAGTTATATATAAAGCCAGAAGAGTATGCTTTAGAAGCTGGTTGGGAGTTAGATGAAAAGGGTAAAAAAAGAGAACTATTTTATAAAGAAAGTTATGCCCTTGTAGATGCTGTAAAAATTAATAAAAATGATAATCCAGTTAAGATTTTATCAGATTTAGAGGAGAAGTGTCCATGGTGCAATTCACGACTTATTGTTTTATTTGAATTTGATTTATCACATCCTTCCTTAGAATTTTTAAAGCTTTCAGGGAAAAGGCTTAGAATTGCTACCTGTGATATTTGTACTTGTTATGGCACAATTTACACTGAAATAGATGGAGAAGGAAATTATAAGTGGAGTAGTTTTAATAAGAAACCAAGTTATCTTCCAGATGTAGAGGATGAAGAGGAAATTCAGTATAATAACAATCTTGTTTTAGCACAAGAAAAAAGAAGCTGTTATCATGCAGCAAGTCCTTTTGCTCAAACTAGTATATCACAAATTGGTGGACATCCAACTTGGCTTCAAGATGCAGAGTATCCTAAATGTCCCAAATGCAATAAATCTATGAAATTTATTGGACAAATAGATAGTGAAGATGTTATGGAGTACGGTGAAGGAGTTAAGTATGCTTTTATATGTGAAGAGTGTAATATTGCTGCAACCAATTATCAACAGACATAA
- a CDS encoding MATE family efflux transporter yields MEQTKENNLGTQSIGKLLFNMSIPAIIAQVVNVLYNIVDRMYIGHIPNVGVEALTGVGVTMPLIMAISAFAYLISMGGAPRASIMMGKGRKDTAEKILGNCTTALIIMSIVLTIIILVFCEKFLMLFGASKNTIVYAVDFMRMYACGTIFVQLALGLNTFITAQGFAKISMITVLSGAILSIILDPIFIFVLGLGVKGAALANIIAQAVSAVWVIRFLVSSKSLLKIKKEYLKPNMKVLLPCFALGLAPFIMQITESILSITFNSSLARYGGDLAVGTMTIMYSVMQFSMLPLNGLSQGGQPIIGFNYGAKNVGRVKKAFSLLIKSSLTYSITIWIFVMLFPQVVAKIFTGDANLIKASVDALRIYMAVSFMFGIQISCQQTFIALGNAKTSVFLALLRKVILLIPFIYVLPLFSSNKVKAVYLSEPIADFIAVSVTSIMFFLHFKRILKELDIQSKQ; encoded by the coding sequence ATGGAACAAACTAAGGAAAATAATTTAGGCACACAAAGCATAGGAAAGCTACTTTTTAATATGTCTATTCCGGCCATTATAGCACAAGTTGTTAACGTTTTATATAACATTGTTGACAGAATGTATATTGGACATATTCCTAATGTAGGTGTTGAAGCCTTAACTGGAGTTGGTGTCACAATGCCTTTAATTATGGCAATTTCAGCATTTGCATATTTGATAAGTATGGGTGGTGCACCACGAGCTTCAATTATGATGGGTAAGGGTAGAAAGGATACTGCTGAAAAAATACTAGGAAATTGTACAACTGCACTTATAATAATGTCTATAGTATTAACAATTATTATACTTGTTTTTTGTGAGAAGTTTCTTATGTTATTTGGAGCTAGCAAAAACACCATAGTATATGCAGTGGATTTTATGAGAATGTATGCCTGTGGAACTATATTTGTCCAACTAGCATTGGGATTGAATACGTTTATAACTGCACAAGGATTTGCAAAAATAAGTATGATTACTGTACTTAGTGGAGCAATACTTAGTATAATTTTAGATCCTATATTTATATTTGTTTTAGGATTAGGAGTAAAAGGAGCAGCATTAGCTAATATAATTGCTCAAGCAGTTTCAGCAGTATGGGTAATTCGTTTTTTGGTAAGTTCAAAAAGTTTATTAAAAATAAAGAAAGAGTATTTAAAACCCAATATGAAAGTATTATTGCCTTGTTTTGCACTTGGACTAGCACCATTTATTATGCAGATAACAGAGTCAATTTTATCAATAACCTTTAATTCTTCATTAGCGAGATATGGTGGAGACTTAGCAGTAGGGACAATGACAATAATGTATAGTGTGATGCAGTTTTCAATGTTGCCGCTTAATGGACTATCACAAGGAGGACAACCTATTATAGGTTTCAATTATGGAGCAAAAAATGTAGGTAGAGTAAAAAAGGCATTTAGTTTGTTGATTAAATCTTCGTTAACCTATTCTATTACAATATGGATTTTTGTTATGTTATTTCCTCAAGTTGTTGCAAAGATTTTTACTGGAGATGCCAATTTAATTAAAGCTTCAGTTGATGCACTTAGAATTTATATGGCAGTTTCCTTTATGTTTGGAATTCAAATAAGTTGTCAGCAAACTTTTATTGCATTAGGAAATGCTAAGACATCTGTATTTTTAGCACTACTACGTAAAGTAATTCTTTTGATACCGTTTATATATGTACTTCCTTTATTTAGTTCCAATAAGGTTAAAGCTGTATATTTGTCAGAGCCAATAGCTGATTTTATAGCCGTTAGTGTTACAAGTATTATGTTTTTTTTACATTTCAAAAGAATTTTAAAAGAATTAGATATACAATCAAAACAATAA
- a CDS encoding DUF3427 domain-containing protein, which yields MDNLIKINNTTSPIDPKSIESPISNDILEATKTGLINNLINSNLALRPKLIINDYSKGEKVLSDIKAELANCTEFMISVAFITSSGLIPLLETLKSLCKKGIQGKILTTNYLTFSEPKALKKLSQFSNLDIRMYCKDNFHTKAYIFKHSDHYKIIVGSSNLTQSALTKNKEWNIELSSLEEGSLTANVLNEFELMWSDADILTADWIKTYEEIYLKQRQSMRESKIPKLSQYKLKPNKMQVSAIQALNNLIEKGIKKALLISATGTGKTYLSAFAVRNFNPKKILFIVHREQIAKQALKSYTDVFGDTKKMGLLSGNSKDTNKNFIFSTVQTLSKDEVLFSFSKTKFDYIVIDEVHKAGANSYQKIIEYFTPKFLLGMTATPERSDDFNIFKLFDYNIAYEIRLQQALEEDLLCPFHYFGITDVSVDGKSLNETTDFKYLVSDERIKHIVDKINFYGYSGDKVRGLVFCSNNKEAMELSNKFNTYGFRTLALSGENSQSEREKAIERLEQNENINCLDYIFTVDIFNEGVDIPAINQVVMLRPTKSSIVFIQQLGRGLRKRENKEYVVVIDFVGNYNNNFLIPIALSGDKSYNKDNMRKFILEGNRTLPGCSTINFDEISKKRIFESIDKSNFNDIKLIKESYTFLKNKLGKIPSLMDFDLHDSIDPIRIFDNKSLGSYHKFLSKYEKKYNTKLTETQEIFVEFVSKKLAPGKRIHELEMLKCVINHKFNLIFKLKQTLKEKYNITFKDSTETSIINILTNEFPSGSSKKTYEKCIFIEKDMSDYRISKVFEENLKNKDFKAIILELIEFGIYRYKKFYSQHYMNTNFKLYQKYTYEDVCKLLEWEKGEVALNIGGYKFDKKTKTYPVFINYSKSDDISDSINYKDRFDSQSKLIAISKSGRTAKSIDIIQAYNAEKDGVEMSLFVRKNKDDKISKEFYFLGKIKAVGIPHPIIMENTSKTAVEIEYQLYTPVREDIFNYLTS from the coding sequence ATGGATAATTTAATAAAAATCAATAATACAACTAGCCCAATAGACCCAAAATCGATAGAATCCCCAATTTCAAATGATATTTTAGAAGCAACTAAAACTGGTTTAATAAATAACCTGATAAATTCAAATTTAGCATTAAGACCAAAGCTCATTATAAATGATTATAGTAAAGGTGAAAAAGTTTTAAGTGATATTAAAGCAGAACTAGCAAATTGTACAGAATTTATGATATCTGTAGCTTTTATAACAAGCAGTGGCTTAATACCTCTTTTAGAAACCTTAAAGTCCCTATGTAAAAAAGGAATTCAAGGAAAAATTCTAACAACGAATTATCTTACATTTAGTGAACCTAAAGCATTAAAAAAGCTTTCACAATTTTCAAACTTAGATATAAGGATGTATTGTAAAGATAATTTTCATACTAAAGCTTACATATTTAAACATTCTGATCATTATAAAATTATAGTTGGTAGCTCAAATCTAACACAGTCTGCATTGACCAAAAACAAGGAATGGAATATAGAATTATCTTCTCTTGAAGAAGGTAGTCTAACAGCAAATGTATTAAATGAATTTGAACTAATGTGGTCAGATGCTGACATTTTAACTGCCGATTGGATTAAAACTTATGAAGAAATATATTTAAAACAAAGACAATCTATGCGTGAAAGTAAAATTCCAAAACTTTCACAATATAAATTAAAACCAAATAAAATGCAAGTATCCGCAATTCAAGCTTTAAATAACTTAATAGAAAAAGGTATTAAAAAGGCTTTACTAATTTCAGCTACTGGTACAGGTAAAACTTATTTGTCAGCTTTTGCTGTAAGAAACTTCAATCCTAAAAAGATACTTTTTATTGTACATAGAGAACAAATTGCTAAACAAGCCTTAAAGAGTTATACAGATGTTTTTGGTGATACTAAAAAAATGGGACTACTATCTGGCAATTCAAAGGATACAAACAAAAACTTCATATTTTCAACAGTGCAGACTCTATCTAAGGATGAAGTTCTATTTAGTTTTTCAAAAACTAAATTTGATTATATTGTTATAGATGAAGTTCATAAAGCCGGTGCTAATAGTTATCAAAAAATCATTGAATATTTTACTCCTAAATTCTTATTAGGAATGACAGCTACCCCTGAGAGATCAGATGACTTCAATATTTTCAAATTGTTTGATTACAATATTGCTTATGAAATTCGCCTTCAACAAGCCTTAGAAGAAGATTTACTTTGTCCATTTCATTATTTTGGAATTACTGATGTATCTGTAGATGGTAAAAGTTTAAACGAAACTACCGATTTCAAATATTTAGTTAGTGATGAACGTATTAAGCACATCGTTGACAAAATTAATTTTTATGGTTATTCAGGAGATAAAGTAAGAGGCTTAGTGTTTTGCAGTAATAACAAAGAAGCTATGGAATTATCAAATAAATTTAATACCTATGGTTTTAGAACTTTAGCCCTAAGTGGCGAAAATTCTCAAAGCGAACGCGAAAAAGCCATTGAACGCCTAGAACAAAATGAAAATATTAATTGCTTAGATTATATTTTTACAGTTGATATTTTTAATGAAGGCGTTGATATACCTGCTATTAATCAAGTTGTTATGTTACGACCTACTAAATCCTCTATAGTTTTTATACAACAATTAGGTAGAGGCCTTAGGAAAAGAGAAAACAAAGAATACGTTGTTGTAATAGATTTTGTTGGAAATTATAATAACAACTTTTTAATTCCAATAGCTCTTTCTGGTGATAAAAGCTATAACAAAGATAATATGAGGAAATTTATTTTAGAAGGAAATAGAACTCTTCCAGGTTGTTCTACAATTAATTTCGATGAAATTTCAAAGAAAAGAATTTTCGAATCAATTGATAAATCGAACTTTAACGATATCAAGCTTATTAAAGAAAGCTACACTTTTTTAAAAAATAAACTAGGTAAAATTCCTAGCTTAATGGACTTTGATTTGCATGATTCTATTGATCCTATAAGAATATTTGATAATAAAAGTTTAGGATCATATCACAAATTTTTATCTAAATATGAGAAAAAATACAACACAAAACTTACTGAAACACAAGAAATTTTTGTAGAATTTGTATCTAAAAAACTTGCACCTGGAAAGCGAATTCATGAATTAGAAATGCTTAAATGTGTTATAAACCATAAATTCAATTTAATATTTAAACTAAAACAAACTTTAAAAGAAAAATATAACATAACCTTTAAGGATAGTACAGAAACCTCAATTATTAATATACTAACAAATGAATTTCCAAGTGGTTCTAGTAAAAAAACTTATGAGAAATGCATATTCATAGAAAAAGATATGTCTGACTATAGAATCTCAAAAGTTTTTGAAGAAAATTTAAAAAATAAAGATTTCAAAGCTATTATCCTAGAATTAATTGAGTTTGGTATATATAGATACAAAAAATTTTATAGCCAGCATTACATGAATACAAATTTTAAGTTATATCAAAAATATACTTATGAAGATGTATGTAAACTATTAGAATGGGAGAAAGGAGAAGTAGCTCTTAATATTGGCGGATATAAATTTGATAAAAAAACAAAAACCTATCCTGTTTTTATAAACTATTCAAAGTCTGATGATATAAGTGATTCCATAAATTATAAGGATAGATTCGATTCTCAATCAAAATTAATTGCAATATCTAAATCCGGTAGGACTGCAAAATCTATTGATATTATTCAAGCCTATAATGCTGAAAAAGATGGTGTTGAAATGAGTTTATTTGTTAGAAAGAATAAAGATGATAAAATATCCAAAGAATTCTACTTCTTAGGAAAAATCAAGGCTGTGGGAATTCCTCACCCTATTATCATGGAGAATACAAGTAAAACTGCTGTAGAAATTGAATATCAATTATATACTCCTGTAAGAGAAGATATTTTTAATTATCTAACATCATAA
- a CDS encoding IS256 family transposase produces MNEGKRNIISALIDEYDIQSAEDIQEALKDLLGGTIQSMLEGEMDEHLGYEPYERAETTNSRNGKKQKRIRSKYGEMNIDVPQDRESSFEPKIVQKHQKDISGIEEKIISMYAKGLSTRQISEQIEDIYGFEVSEGMVSNITNKLLPEIEAWQHRPLSTVYPIVFIDAVHFSVRENNVIRKLAAYIILGINNEGRKEVLSINIGENESSKYWLSALNELKNRGVQDILILCADGLTGIKESISVAFPNTEYQRCIVHQVRNTLKYVSDKDKKEFAKDLKTIYHAPSEEIAYKQLEEITGKWEKHYPNSMKSWKSNWDAISPIFKFSADVRKVIYTTNAIESLNSTYRRLNRQRTVFPSDTSLLKALYLATFEATKKWRLPLRNWGKVYGELSIMYEGRLTE; encoded by the coding sequence ATGAATGAAGGAAAAAGAAATATTATATCAGCTCTTATAGACGAGTATGATATTCAGTCAGCTGAGGATATTCAGGAAGCTTTAAAAGATCTATTAGGTGGAACTATTCAATCTATGCTTGAAGGTGAAATGGACGAGCATTTAGGCTATGAACCATATGAACGAGCCGAAACTACAAACTCAAGAAATGGGAAAAAACAAAAAAGAATTCGAAGCAAATATGGTGAGATGAATATAGATGTACCACAGGATAGAGAAAGTTCTTTTGAACCTAAAATAGTACAAAAACACCAGAAAGATATTTCTGGTATAGAAGAAAAAATTATTTCTATGTATGCTAAAGGATTAAGTACCAGACAAATTTCAGAACAAATTGAAGATATATATGGGTTTGAAGTTAGTGAAGGAATGGTTTCAAATATAACCAATAAACTTCTTCCTGAAATAGAAGCATGGCAACATAGACCTTTATCTACAGTATATCCAATTGTTTTCATTGATGCAGTTCATTTTTCCGTAAGGGAAAATAACGTTATACGTAAGCTTGCAGCTTACATTATTCTTGGTATAAATAATGAAGGCAGAAAAGAAGTACTTTCTATAAATATTGGAGAAAATGAAAGCAGTAAATATTGGCTTAGTGCTCTCAATGAATTAAAAAATAGAGGTGTTCAAGATATCCTTATCCTTTGTGCAGATGGTCTTACAGGGATAAAGGAATCTATATCAGTAGCTTTTCCAAATACTGAATATCAACGTTGTATAGTTCATCAAGTAAGAAATACATTAAAGTATGTTTCTGATAAAGATAAAAAAGAATTTGCAAAAGATTTAAAAACTATATATCATGCACCTTCTGAGGAAATTGCATATAAGCAATTAGAAGAAATCACTGGAAAATGGGAAAAACATTATCCTAACTCAATGAAAAGCTGGAAATCAAATTGGGATGCTATTAGCCCTATTTTTAAGTTCTCTGCTGATGTAAGAAAAGTTATTTATACTACAAATGCAATCGAAAGTCTCAACAGCACATATCGTAGATTAAATAGACAAAGAACTGTATTTCCAAGCGATACATCACTTTTAAAAGCTTTATACCTTGCTACTTTTGAAGCTACAAAAAAATGGCGTTTGCCACTAAGAAATTGGGGTAAAGTGTACGGTGAATTATCCATTATGTATGAAGGACGACTTACTGAATAA
- the mutT gene encoding 8-oxo-dGTP diphosphatase MutT yields the protein MKTIEVVAAIIKHDNKIFTTRRSYGEFENMWEFPGGKIEAGETREEALIREIKEELELDIEVSKYVTTVDYDYPKFHLTMHCFLCEVCGGKMHLNAHNATKWISLDEVDKLKWVPADILVVEKLKEL from the coding sequence ATGAAAACAATAGAAGTAGTAGCTGCAATAATAAAGCATGATAATAAGATATTTACCACTCGTCGCAGCTATGGTGAATTTGAAAATATGTGGGAATTCCCTGGTGGAAAAATAGAAGCTGGAGAAACCAGAGAGGAAGCTCTCATTCGTGAAATTAAAGAAGAATTGGAACTGGACATAGAAGTTTCTAAATATGTAACTACAGTTGATTATGATTATCCAAAATTTCATCTTACAATGCATTGTTTCTTGTGTGAGGTATGCGGAGGAAAGATGCATTTAAATGCTCATAATGCCACTAAATGGATATCATTAGATGAAGTGGACAAGCTAAAATGGGTCCCAGCTGATATATTGGTAGTTGAAAAGCTTAAGGAATTGTAA
- a CDS encoding DUF1003 domain-containing protein, whose translation MKKYNYREITKKILENKAEFSDIEEDLIHELIQGKVSKDANVIDESRLSVGDKMADKISAFVGSWPFILTAVGLIIVWIIINVSYIIKPFDPYPFILLNLFLSCIAAIQAPIIMMSQNREEAKDRIKARNDYKVNLKSEIIIEDLHLKMDEIIKSQKFIMGKIDEMEKRGGK comes from the coding sequence GTGAAAAAATATAATTATAGAGAAATTACGAAAAAAATCTTAGAGAATAAAGCTGAGTTTAGTGATATAGAAGAGGATCTTATACATGAACTTATACAAGGAAAAGTTTCAAAGGATGCAAATGTAATAGATGAAAGTAGATTAAGCGTTGGAGATAAAATGGCAGATAAAATTTCAGCATTTGTTGGTAGTTGGCCATTTATATTAACAGCAGTGGGACTCATTATAGTATGGATAATTATAAATGTGTCATATATAATAAAACCGTTTGATCCCTATCCTTTTATTCTTTTGAACTTGTTTTTATCTTGTATTGCTGCCATACAAGCACCTATAATTATGATGTCTCAAAATAGAGAAGAAGCTAAAGATAGGATAAAAGCTAGGAATGATTATAAGGTGAATTTGAAATCTGAAATAATTATAGAAGATTTACATTTAAAAATGGATGAAATTATAAAAAGTCAAAAGTTTATAATGGGGAAAATTGATGAGATGGAGAAGCGTGGTGGGAAGTGA
- a CDS encoding nucleotidyltransferase domain-containing protein, which translates to MKYKDFEGTIEELINFKLDEIEKQENVKILHAVESGSRAWGFASPDSDYDVRFIYVRPKEYYLKLEDTKDIIDWELDETLDINGWDLNKALKLFHKSNATLFEWTNSPVVYRTTDQWKEIYCRAEKYFSKKASMYHYYGTAKSNFHKYLEEDYVKYKKYFYVIRPLLASKWIEEKSCPPPVLFSTLMDSMLQGEMKELVDELVIVKKTMKESDKGRRIDKLNRYIENQLSYYKNIINTYEDDRKVEWDELNEIFMRSIL; encoded by the coding sequence ATGAAATATAAAGATTTTGAAGGAACTATAGAGGAACTAATTAATTTTAAATTAGATGAAATAGAAAAACAGGAAAATGTTAAAATACTTCATGCAGTAGAATCCGGCAGTAGAGCCTGGGGTTTTGCCTCACCAGACAGTGATTATGATGTCAGATTTATATATGTACGTCCTAAAGAATATTATTTAAAACTTGAGGACACCAAGGATATAATCGATTGGGAACTGGATGAAACCCTTGATATAAATGGATGGGATTTAAACAAAGCACTAAAGTTATTTCATAAGTCCAACGCTACTTTATTTGAATGGACAAACTCACCAGTGGTATACAGAACTACAGATCAGTGGAAGGAAATCTACTGCAGGGCAGAAAAATATTTTTCGAAGAAAGCCTCTATGTATCATTATTACGGAACTGCAAAGAGTAACTTTCACAAATATTTAGAAGAGGATTATGTGAAATATAAAAAGTATTTTTATGTAATAAGGCCACTGCTCGCTTCAAAATGGATTGAGGAAAAGTCATGTCCGCCTCCAGTACTTTTTAGTACTTTAATGGATAGCATGCTTCAAGGTGAAATGAAAGAGTTAGTGGATGAACTTGTTATTGTTAAGAAAACAATGAAGGAATCAGATAAAGGCAGGCGTATTGATAAGTTAAATAGGTATATTGAAAATCAGCTTTCTTATTATAAGAATATAATAAACACCTATGAAGATGACAGAAAAGTGGAATGGGACGAGCTTAATGAGATTTTTATGAGGAGTATATTGTAG
- a CDS encoding nucleotidyltransferase domain-containing protein produces MITKDILKNKEYNFLNINKHLGKNVILLGLSGSYAYGTNNENSDIDIRGITLNRKSDLIGMTSFDQYVDDNTDTCIYGFNKMINLLLNCNPNTIELLGLNEENYLYLNDIGRELINNKKMFLSKRAVHSFYGYALSQLRRLQNALARDSYPKEEKEKHIFNSVKNALYDFSKRYENFQEGSLKVYIDNSEIYLDANLRHYPLRDYKNIWAEMNNIVRDYDKIGKRNKKKDDNHLNKHAMHLIRLFMMAIDILEKEEISTYRAKEKELLLDIRNGKFQKEDGNFNEDFYTMLNDFEERLSYAAKHTNLKEEPDIDRVEEFVMSVNERVVKDEI; encoded by the coding sequence ATGATTACTAAAGATATACTAAAGAATAAAGAATACAATTTCCTGAATATTAATAAACATTTAGGAAAAAACGTTATACTGTTAGGCTTGTCAGGAAGCTATGCTTATGGAACTAATAATGAAAATAGTGATATAGACATAAGAGGAATCACCTTAAATAGAAAATCAGATTTAATAGGAATGACATCTTTTGATCAGTATGTAGATGACAATACGGATACCTGCATATATGGTTTTAATAAAATGATCAATTTATTATTAAACTGCAATCCCAATACAATTGAGTTACTTGGATTAAATGAAGAGAATTATTTGTATTTAAATGATATAGGCAGAGAACTTATTAATAATAAGAAGATGTTTTTGTCAAAGAGAGCCGTTCATTCCTTTTACGGTTATGCTTTAAGTCAGTTAAGAAGACTCCAAAATGCACTAGCAAGAGATTCGTACCCAAAAGAAGAAAAGGAAAAGCATATATTTAATTCAGTGAAAAACGCACTATACGATTTTTCAAAGAGGTATGAGAACTTTCAAGAAGGCAGTCTTAAAGTTTATATTGATAACTCAGAAATATATTTAGATGCTAATTTAAGGCATTACCCCCTAAGAGATTATAAAAATATATGGGCGGAAATGAACAATATAGTAAGAGATTATGACAAAATAGGAAAGCGCAATAAAAAGAAGGATGATAATCATCTTAATAAGCATGCTATGCATTTGATAAGATTGTTTATGATGGCCATTGATATTTTAGAAAAGGAAGAAATAAGTACTTATAGAGCTAAGGAAAAGGAGCTTCTTTTAGATATAAGAAATGGCAAATTTCAAAAGGAAGATGGTAATTTTAATGAGGATTTTTATACAATGCTTAATGACTTTGAGGAAAGATTATCTTATGCTGCTAAACATACAAATCTTAAGGAAGAGCCGGACATTGATAGAGTAGAAGAATTCGTAATGAGCGTCAACGAAAGGGTGGTTAAGGATGAAATATAA
- a CDS encoding aminopeptidase P N-terminal domain-containing protein, whose amino-acid sequence MKREFHIENRKTLYSTLEPGSLIVAFSGHAPRKTGDEDYPFFANRNFVYLTGIEQQDSILLASSFKNSSEEMLFLLKPDALKERWTGRRITPNEAYDFSGINTIKYLDEFKDFLDKIIKTDKIQNIYLDFDRLRSDEPDSGAYKLCSYIKANYPFIVIKNLQPHLRKQRTIKKPCEIEAMKKAEKITRAGIISMMQASKPGMYEYQYKAEFDYTLMQHGVLSPGFPSIISAGKNNFCIHYYSYKGQAQDGDMILNDVGACFDNEINDVSRGWPCNGKFNEKQRLLYECAYETSEYMFRTLKPGMPMKDVDLMVRKYNFERLKDIGLCKNYDEVSKYIWHGGAHHVGYDVHDLVDSSMPLTPGMVFCVDVGIYVEDWGIGFRLEDNCLITKNGCENISGITPRTIEDIEAVMGKR is encoded by the coding sequence TTGAAAAGAGAATTTCACATAGAAAATCGTAAAACCTTGTACAGCACTTTAGAACCAGGGTCACTTATAGTTGCCTTTAGTGGTCATGCACCTAGAAAAACCGGCGATGAAGACTATCCTTTTTTCGCTAATCGTAATTTTGTATACTTAACAGGAATAGAGCAGCAAGATAGTATTCTTTTAGCTTCCAGCTTTAAAAATTCTTCAGAAGAAATGTTGTTTTTACTTAAGCCTGATGCTCTTAAAGAACGCTGGACAGGCAGAAGAATTACACCTAATGAAGCTTATGATTTCTCAGGTATAAACACTATAAAATACCTGGATGAATTTAAAGATTTTTTAGATAAGATAATTAAAACCGATAAAATCCAAAATATCTATTTAGATTTTGATAGATTAAGAAGTGATGAGCCTGACAGTGGTGCCTACAAATTATGTAGCTACATAAAAGCTAACTATCCCTTCATTGTTATAAAAAATCTTCAGCCCCATTTAAGAAAACAACGTACTATAAAAAAACCTTGTGAAATTGAAGCTATGAAAAAAGCGGAGAAAATCACACGAGCAGGTATTATTTCTATGATGCAGGCTTCTAAACCCGGCATGTATGAGTATCAATATAAAGCTGAATTTGATTATACCTTAATGCAGCATGGTGTTTTATCTCCTGGTTTTCCTTCTATAATTTCTGCTGGAAAGAATAATTTTTGTATACACTACTATTCTTACAAAGGTCAAGCTCAAGATGGAGATATGATTTTAAATGATGTAGGAGCTTGTTTTGATAATGAAATAAATGATGTATCCCGCGGATGGCCTTGTAACGGTAAATTCAATGAAAAACAGCGTTTATTATATGAATGTGCCTATGAAACCTCTGAATATATGTTTAGAACCTTAAAACCTGGTATGCCTATGAAAGATGTGGACTTAATGGTGCGTAAATACAACTTTGAAAGACTTAAGGATATTGGTTTATGTAAAAACTATGATGAAGTTTCAAAATACATATGGCACGGCGGAGCACATCATGTAGGCTATGATGTGCACGACTTAGTTGATTCCTCTATGCCTTTAACACCTGGGATGGTATTTTGTGTGGATGTTGGCATATATGTTGAGGATTGGGGAATTGGTTTTCGTTTAGAGGATAACTGCTTAATTACCAAAAATGGCTGTGAAAATATATCTGGAATAACACCTAGAACTATTGAAGATATTGAGGCTGTAATGGGGAAACGATAA